The sequence TGTCTCCTCCGCTTCTTGGACGGTGATATTACGCCCGCCGGAGATGTCCCGTAAAGGGGGCGCGTGCATCACGTAGAGGATTCGGCCGCCGCGCGCGCCCACTTCCGTGAACCCGGCGCCCTCCGCGACGCGCCGGGAGGGCGCGTTGTCCGCATCGATCGCTGCCTCGACGCGGACCGCACCCAGCTCCCCGAACGCGAGCGGCAGCACGAGCGCAACTGTGCGCGATGCAGCGCCGCGCCGTCGAGCCTCGGGGTACGTCCAGTACGAGAGGTTCAGGGCGCCAGCGCCGAGCGGCGCCCTCACCCGGGAGCAGCGCGACGCCCTGCTGCTCGCCCTCGCGGAAGAGAGCTGCGAGCGCGTGCTCGCGCACAACCGAGCGCAGGCGCTCGTGCTCTCGCTCGACGAGCGGCGCGCAAGGCTCGACCGCGAAGGCTTCGCGTGGGCGGCGGAGTTCCTGTGCAAGACCGAGGGCATGAGCCCCGCGCAGGGCAAGCTTCCCGACGCCGCAGCCCTCGAAGCGCGCGGCGGCAGCTTGCTGCGGCCCGAGCTCGCGTGGCTGCTCGGCCTCGCGAAGCTGCACCTGCAGCGCGCGCTGCTCGCGGCGCCGAGCTGGGAGCTGCCCGCGTTCGCGCAGCACCTCTACGACGAGTACTTCCCGGCGCGCCTTGCGCGCGCACATCCGCGGGCGCTCGCTCGCGAGCGATCGCCCCTCGGCGCTCGCGGCGGTGACGAAGGCGCTGCAGAAGCTGCGGGGGGCGCTGAGAGCTGCTGCGGGTCGAAGTCTCTCGTTCGTGGGCGGCGGCGGAGATCTCCATGCGCATCGAGCTTTCCTGAGGGGGCCCCGCACATGCGCCACGAGGCGTGTGTGCTCGACTCTCTGATCGTGCTTCACTCGCGCTGCATGAAGCTCTTGCTGGACATCGACGTGCTCTCCTCTTCGGGCCCGCCGCACGACGTGTATGCCGAGGTGCGCGCGCGGGAGCCGGTGTCGTGGCAGAAGATGCCGGGCGTCGGCGGCTACTGGGCGGTGATGAAGCACGCCGACGTGCTCGCGGTGTCGCGCCAGCCGGAGATCTACTCGGCGCAGGCGAAGGGCATGCAGCTCGCGGACTTCACGGATCAGCTGCCCACGCTGCTCTCGCTCGATCCGCCGCGTCACACCGAGATTCACAAGCGCGTGCTCTACTCGTTCGCGCCGCGCGTGGTGCGCAAGCTCGAGCCGCGCATCCGCAGCGTGATGCGCGCCACCTTCGAGCGCGTGGCCGAGCTGCGCGAGTGCGACTTCGTGATGGACGTGGCTCGCCCGCTGCCGCTCGCGATCGTGTGCGACTTGTTGGGCATCTCCGAGGCGGATCGCGAGCGCGTCGGCGAGTGGGCGGATTTGCTCGCGGGCGCGGCGGATCCCGAGATCGCGCAGGGCCGCGACACCGGCACGCAGAGCGCGTTCGCGTTCGGCGCGTACGCCTTCCAGCTCGCTCAATCCGGCGCTGAAGGAGCGCGCGATTCGCTGCTGCGCGTGCTGAAGGACGCGCAGCTCGATGGCGAGCAGGTCGATCTGCCGACCTTTGCGGGCCTGTTCGTGCAGATCGCGATCGCGGACAACGAAACGACGCGCTCGACGCTCGCCGGCGGCATGCTCGAGCTGATGCAGCGCCCCGCGGAGTACGCGCGGCTCGAAGCGAATCGCGCGCTCGCGGAGAGCGCGGTCGAGGAGTTCCTGCGCTGGCTCGCACCGGTGCACTACTTCCGCCGCACCGCGACGCGCGACACCGAGCTGCGCGACGTGAAGATTCGCGCCGGCGACCGCGTGGTGATGATGTACGCCTCGGCGAATCGCGACGAAGACGTGCTCGCTGCACCGCAGCGCTTTGACGTCGCGCGCGACCCGAACCCACACGTCTCGTTCGGCTTCGGCGAGCACTTCTGCCTCGGCGCCGCGCTCGGCCGGCTCGAAGCGCGCGTCTTCCTCGAAGAATTCTTCGCGCGCTTCGCGAAGTACGAGCTCGCGGGCGAGCCCGCGCGCATGCGCTCGAACGAGCTTAACACGTGGAAGCGCATGCCCGTGCGCCTCACCCCTCGCTGAAGGGACGCCCATGACCGACGCGGAACGCCTGCTCGCGATCTTGGAGATTCAGCAGCTCGCGCATCGCTACGCCGTCTCCCTCGACGCGCGCGATCTCGACAAGCTCGTCGCGCTCTACGTGCCCGACGTGCGCGTCACGCGCGAGACGAGCGGGCGCGAGGCGCTGCGCGCCGACTTCGACCGCTCGCTGCGCGCGGTCGGCGCGACGTTCCTGCAAGTCGGCAACCACGTCGTCGACTTCGCAGACGACTCGCACGCCACGGGCGTGGTCTACACGCGCGGCGAGATCCAAGACGGCGGCCCCGACAGCACCCGCTGGATCATCCACGCGATCCAGTACCACGACGCCTACGAGAAACGCGACGGCCGCTGGCTCTTCGCCCGTCGCAAACACCTCCTCGTCTACGGCGCCGACCTCGGCACGAACCCCCTGACACTCCCCCCCGCGAATTGGCCCCAAAGCCAAACCGGCCGCGGCACCGTCCCCTGGTCTCTGGAAAGCTGGCAACGCTTCTGGAAGAAGTGATCCCAACCGCCCGCACTCATCCTGCCTAACAACCCGCGCAGCAAGCGCCAGAACGACCCCGCAGTCGAACGCTCCTCCCAAGCAGGTCGGCCGAGGCCGCAAGCGAAGCGCGCAGCGAGCCGAAGGCGAGCGGAGTCAACGGGAGACGCGATCGCCCACGGCGAACCGCTGCGCGATCTCCCACTCGCGATCCGTCAGCCGCATCAGTCCTACATCGCCTTCGCGCCCGAGGTAACGAGGCGCGGCGCGCTGGGCATCGGCGTCCTTGATCGCGGCGCCCCACTCGCGTGCGAGCCCCGCAGACAGCGCCGGCTCGCCGGAGAGCGCTGCGACGATCGGCCCCGCAGGCTGGAAGCTCAACAGATAGACGGCGTCGGGCGGCGCAGCGAGGCGAATCGGTGTGATCAGGAAGTCGAGCGTGCCCGTCGGTCGCGGCCACACGAGGCGAATCGGGTAGAGCTCGCCGTCCACCCAACGCTTCGCGTGCGCGTAAATCTCTTCTGCTTCCTCGCGAGAGAGCAGGGCGCCAAGCTCGCGGCCGACGACGGCCTCACTGCCTGGGAGCAGACGCGCGGTCGCATTGAGCATCACGATGCGCAGGGATGCGTCGACGAGCACGATCGGCCAGGTAACGAGCTCGATGATGCTCGTATCGACCCGGGCTACCCCGCTCGTCGCGGGTTCGCGATTCGACTGCTCCACGCTGCGCTCTCCCCGCAGGCTTCCTGCAAGTGCAGTGCTCTCGCGAATGAGAGCGTTACGCGAGTAGGTGTCGCATCCCTCACAGCAGGCTAGAGGGCTCGCGTTTCAGAACTGCAGTCAGTGACCCATTCGCCGTACCTGCTGTGCTGGAGACAACACACCTAGCTTGCGAGACACCACCCCTAATGATTGCACACAGTGTTTGGCGAGATGCGGGTGTCTTTTTGTGAGCGTCGACACGCGATCAGCCTTGGCGAGTCGGCGCGCGAGTGTCGGAGCGTGTGGAGCACGGCGGCCTGCAATCGAAGCGCGTCCCGAACGGCCTCAGATGGCTCGCTCGCGCCCGGCCCAGTATTTGTCGCGCAGACGGCGCACGTAGAGCTTGCCAGTTGCGGTGCGCGGGAGCTCCCCTTCGAAGTCGAGCGAGCGCGGCACTTTGTAGCCAGCGAGCTTCGCGCGGCAGAACGCGAGGATGTCAGCCGTCAGCGCATCGCTGGGCGCGAAGCCTGGGCGCAGCTCGACCGCACCCTTCACCTGCTCGCCCCACTCGTCGTCGGGGATTCCAAACACCGCGGCGTCGGCAACGGCGGGGTGCTCTTGAATCACGGCCTCGACCTCGGCGGGATAGATGTTCACGCCGCCGCTGATGATCATGTTCGCGGCGCGGTCCGAGAGAAACACCCAGCCCTCCGCGTCGACGTGGCCGACGTCGCCGAGCGTGTGCGTGTGCGGATCGAGGAAGGCGCGCGCGGTCTTGTCAGGGTCGCCGTGATACTCGAACAGCGCGGTTTGCGTCGCGTGCTTCGCGTAGAGCGGGCCGCGCTCGCCGGGGCCGAGCCGCGCACCGCCCTCGCCGATCGCGAACACCTCGAAGTGCGGCAGCGCGCGGCCGACACTGCCCGGGTGCGCGAGCCAGTCGCGCGGGTCCACGAACGTGGTGACGCCGCCTTCGGTGCCGCCCCAGTACTCGTAGAGGATCGGGCCCCACCACTCGATCATGCGCCGCTTCACCGCCTCGCTCACCGGCGCGGCGCCGTGAAGCACGGTGTGCAGCGCAGGCGGGCGGAACGCGGCGCGCTCCTCACTCGTTAGGCGCTTCAGCAAGCGTACGAACATGGTGGGGACGAGATGCGTGTGGTGAATCTCGCGCTCCACGATCCAGCGCAGCGCGTCGCGCTCTTCCCAACGCGGCAGCACGTGGATCGGTGCGCCGAGCGAGTTGTCGTAGATCGCGTACATCAGGGGCGCGGCGTGATAGAGCGGGCCCGTGACGAGGTGCGCGCCCGAGCCGTCGCACTGGATGCTGCGCGCGTAAGCCTGCTGCGCCGCGATCGCGGCACCGAGCGTCCCGGCGCGCTTGCGCATCACGCCCTTCGGCCGCCCCGTCGTGCCGCTCGTGTAGATCATGTTGCCGCCGGCGGGGCCCGCGAGCGGCATGGGCGCGTCGCTCGCGCTCGCGAGCGCGCGATCGAGCTCGTCGCCGAGCGCGATCACGAGGGGCAGCCGCAAGTTCGGCTCCGCATCGCGCGCGAGCGCCAGCGCGCTGCGCGCCGTCTCGGCGAACGCCGGGTCGACGAACAGCACGCGCGCCGTCGAATCGCGCACGACGTACGCGATCTCCTCGGCGGTGAGGTGCCAGTTCACGGGCGTCATCCACACGCCCGCGTGAATCGCGGCGAGAATGCCCTCGACGCCTTCGACGCGATTCCCGATCAGGAGCGCCGCGTGATCGTCGGGCGCGAGGCCGAGCGTCTCCCGTAACAAACGCGCCCAACGCGCCACGCGATCCTGCAGCTCCCTCCAGCTGCGCGAGCGCGTGCCGTCCGTGAGCGCGAGCGCGCTCGGCTGCGACTTCGCGAGCTCGGCGATCACTTCGCGATCCGCTCGTCTCGGAGCGCCGAGCGCCGCAGCTTGCCCGCGTCGTCGCGCAGTGGCTCGCTCACGAACTCGAAGCTGCGCGGAATCTTGTAGGCCATGAGCAGCTCGGCGAGGTGCTCGCGCAGCTCACTCTCCGTAACGACTCCGGGGGCGTCGACGATCGCGTGCACGCGGCTGCCGAGATCGTCGTCGGGCAAGCCGATCACCGCGCTCGAGCGCACGCGCGGATGTGCGTCGATCGCGGCCTCGATCTCGGCGGGATACACGTTCGATCCGCCCACGAGGATCATGTCCGTCTTGCGATCGGCGAGATAGAGGTACCCGTCCTCGTCGAACCAGCCGATGTCGCCGAGGGTCTCCCAGCCGTCGCGCGTCGCCGTCGGCGTGGCGCCGATGTAGCGGTAGGTCGTCCCCTGCCCGCTCGCGGGCTTCATGTAGATCTCGCCCACTTCGCCCGGGGCGCATTGGGAGCCGTCGGCGCGCTGCGCTCGCATCATGCGGCCCGGCGCTGGCTTTCCGACCGA is a genomic window of Deltaproteobacteria bacterium containing:
- a CDS encoding GNAT family N-acetyltransferase, which gives rise to MRAPLGAGALNLSYWTYPEARRRGAASRTVALVLPLAFGELGAVRVEAAIDADNAPSRRVAEGAGFTEVGARGGRILYVMHAPPLRDISGGRNITVQEAEET
- a CDS encoding AMP-binding protein — translated: MIAELAKSQPSALALTDGTRSRSWRELQDRVARWARLLRETLGLAPDDHAALLIGNRVEGVEGILAAIHAGVWMTPVNWHLTAEEIAYVVRDSTARVLFVDPAFAETARSALALARDAEPNLRLPLVIALGDELDRALASASDAPMPLAGPAGGNMIYTSGTTGRPKGVMRKRAGTLGAAIAAQQAYARSIQCDGSGAHLVTGPLYHAAPLMYAIYDNSLGAPIHVLPRWEERDALRWIVEREIHHTHLVPTMFVRLLKRLTSEERAAFRPPALHTVLHGAAPVSEAVKRRMIEWWGPILYEYWGGTEGGVTTFVDPRDWLAHPGSVGRALPHFEVFAIGEGGARLGPGERGPLYAKHATQTALFEYHGDPDKTARAFLDPHTHTLGDVGHVDAEGWVFLSDRAANMIISGGVNIYPAEVEAVIQEHPAVADAAVFGIPDDEWGEQVKGAVELRPGFAPSDALTADILAFCRAKLAGYKVPRSLDFEGELPRTATGKLYVRRLRDKYWAGRERAI
- a CDS encoding cytochrome P450; the encoded protein is MRDAAPRRRASGYVQYERFRAPAPSGALTREQRDALLLALAEESCERVLAHNRAQALVLSLDERRARLDREGFAWAAEFLCKTEGMSPAQGKLPDAAALEARGGSLLRPELAWLLGLAKLHLQRALLAAPSWELPAFAQHLYDEYFPARLARAHPRALARERSPLGARGGDEGAAEAAGGAESCCGSKSLVRGRRRRSPCASSFPEGAPHMRHEACVLDSLIVLHSRCMKLLLDIDVLSSSGPPHDVYAEVRAREPVSWQKMPGVGGYWAVMKHADVLAVSRQPEIYSAQAKGMQLADFTDQLPTLLSLDPPRHTEIHKRVLYSFAPRVVRKLEPRIRSVMRATFERVAELRECDFVMDVARPLPLAIVCDLLGISEADRERVGEWADLLAGAADPEIAQGRDTGTQSAFAFGAYAFQLAQSGAEGARDSLLRVLKDAQLDGEQVDLPTFAGLFVQIAIADNETTRSTLAGGMLELMQRPAEYARLEANRALAESAVEEFLRWLAPVHYFRRTATRDTELRDVKIRAGDRVVMMYASANRDEDVLAAPQRFDVARDPNPHVSFGFGEHFCLGAALGRLEARVFLEEFFARFAKYELAGEPARMRSNELNTWKRMPVRLTPR
- a CDS encoding nuclear transport factor 2 family protein; this encodes MTDAERLLAILEIQQLAHRYAVSLDARDLDKLVALYVPDVRVTRETSGREALRADFDRSLRAVGATFLQVGNHVVDFADDSHATGVVYTRGEIQDGGPDSTRWIIHAIQYHDAYEKRDGRWLFARRKHLLVYGADLGTNPLTLPPANWPQSQTGRGTVPWSLESWQRFWKK